From Hymenobacter sediminicola:
TTTGGAACGATGAGCGACTTTCAGCGGGCCAAAACCCGGTGGCTTTCGGCAAGAACAATTCCGGCACCGGCGTTGGAGGCTCCACGCTGCATTATACTGCCTACACCCCCCGTGCCCACCGCGGCGACCTACAACTGTTCACCGACTTCGGCAAAGGCGTCGACTGGCCTTTCGGGATGGAGGAGCTGGAGCCGTATTACGAGGAGCTGGAGCATTTTCTGGGTATTTCGGGCCCCACGCCTTACCCCTGGGACCCTACGCGCCGCAAAGGCTACCCATTGGCGCCGCTGCCGCTGAATGGCGCCGCCCAGCTTATGCAGCGCGCCTGCCAGCAACTCGGTATCCAGACGTCGCCGGCGGCTAACGCAGCACTGTCGGCACGCTACTACCAGGAGGGCATTGGCTGGCGAGAGGCCTGCACCAACCGGGGCTTCTGCCAGGCCGGCTGCAACCGCGGCGCCAAGGCTAGTATGGACGTCACATTTCTGCCACTGGCCGAAAGCTACGGCGCCGAAATCAGGGCCGATGCGTTTGTGACGGAGATTGAGCGTGATGCCCAGGGCCGCGTGACAGGCGTAGTATACGAGCAGCACGGCCAGACCGTGCGCCAGCGCTGCCGGCACCTGTTTTTGTGTGCCGGAGCTGTAGAAACGCCGCGCCTGCTGCTGCTCAACGAGCTGGCTCTCACCAGCGGGCAGGTTGGCAAACACTTTATGGCTCATCCGGGCATGCAGGTCTGGGGTACGTTCGAGGAAGACATTCGGCCCTATAAAGGCATTCCGGGTGGGCTGATTTCCGAAGACACGCACCGCCCCAAAGACGCCGACTTCGCTGGCGGCTACCTGCTGCAAAGCATCGGCGTGATGCCCGTTACGTTTGCCACCCAAATGGTGCGCCAGCGCAAGCTCTGGGGCCAGCCGTTGCGCGACTACATGCGCCAGTACAACCATGTGGCCGGCATCAACATTCTGGGCGACTGTCTGCCGCACGCCGACAATTTCCTGGAGCTAAGCGACGAGAAAGATGCCCGCGGCCTGCCCAAGCCGCGCCTGCACTTCACAGCCCAGGAAAACGAGCAGCGCATGAACCGCCACGCCGAAGCACTAATGCGCCAGATCTGGGAGGCCGCCGGCGCGAAGGATATCTGGGCCTTCGAGCGGTATGCCCACGTCATCGGGACGGCGCGTATGGGCCTGAGTGGCGACGACGCCGTAGTGAATGCCGACGGACGCGCCTTCGATGTGCCCAACCTCTACATCTGCGACAACTCGTTGTTTCCCAGCGCCCTCAGCGTGAATCCGGCCCTTACCATCATGGCCCTGAGCCTGCGCACCGCCGACAAGTTTTTGGCGTCGTTGCGGTAGGAAACGGGGGATGCCCGCTTCCTGCTTTTCACTATAAAGCTAGCAGCCAACAGCTATTAGCTCTAAACCCGGCTAACAGCTCAACAATGAAGTCTTTCCTCAGTCATATCAAGGAGAATTTTGGCGACGGCCATTACGAAGGTGACCAATTCGGTGGGGCCGGTGGGCATGACGGAACAGGCCTGCCCACCGGCACGGCCGGCAACTTTATGTTTGCTACTGGCATCGAGTGTTCCTATCCAACCATTGCCAATGGCACCATCCGGCGTGATTTGCTGGCCGAAACCGACCACTACAACCGCTACAAGGAAGATCTGGGACTGGTGAAGGAGCTGGGCCTGAAAGTGCTGCGCTACAACCTGCCCTACTACCTCATCCACAAAGGTCCCGGCCAGTTCGATTGGGAGTTTGCGGATCTGGCCATGGCCGAAATCCGGCGCCTCGGCATCACCCCCATCATCGACCTGATGCATTTCGGCGTGCCCGACTGGGTGGGCAACTTCCAGAACCCTGAGCTGCCGGTGCACTTCGCCGAGTACTGCGGGGCAGTAGCCCAGCGCTATCCGTGGGTGCGGTTTTATACGCCCGTGAACGAGATATACGTCACAGCCCGCGCTTCTGCCAAAGACGGTATCTGGAACGAGCAGCTCAAAGACGACCGGGCCTTTATTACGGCCATGAAGCACATTACGGCTGCCAGCATCATGGGCAACCAGCAGATTGCCAAGTACCGGCCCGACTGCATCATTGTGCAAAGCGAGTCGGCGGAGTACATCCATGAAATGCGCGCCGTGGAAAGCGACGCAGTGCGCCTTACCAACAAACTGCGCTTTCTGTCACTGGACCTGCTTTACGCCCATACCATTGATGCCGAAGTGCTGCTCTACTGCCTCGACAACGGCATGACCCGCGAAGAACTAAAGTGGTTCATGGCCGGTGAGCCACCTGGCTACCAGATCATGGGCAACGATTACTACGGCCGCAACGAGCGGATTATCAAGCCCGATGGTAGCTGGTGCGCGGCGGAAGATGTGCTGGGCTGGTACACCATGACCCGCCAGTACTACGAGCGGTACCGCAAGCCCGTGATGCACACCGAAACGAACACCTTCAACGCCAAAGATGCCGAATGCTGGCTCTGGAAGCAGTGGGTGAACGTGCAGCGCATCCGTCAGGATGGAGTGCCCGTTGTGGGATTCACTTGGTACAGCCTGCTCGATCAGCTCGACTGGGACATCAGCCTCGCCGAAAAGCGCCTGTCCGTGAATGCCTGTGGCTTGTATGATCTGGACCGGAAAATTCGGCCGGTGGGGGAGAGCTACAAAATGATGATCCGGGAATTTGGCCAGATTACCGTCATGCCCCACGGCGAGATTTTTGAATTCACCACCCGCCCCGCCATGCTGAAGGTGGAAAAGTAACCCTCGGCGCTTCAGTAGGCAAATGAACTAACAGTAGCTCTTGTCTACCATCAGGCAAGTAGCAGAACATGGTTGGCATCCAGGGAAAGGTGCCGCGTACAATCCTTTTGGGCTGAAGATCAGAACCGTTGGGCTATATGTGGTTTCGCTAATTCTTTCCGCAGGATTGTGTAGGTTGGAAGCGTTTTCCGCTATTCTTCAACTCTACGCAATCTTAGTTATGAAAAAACGTGTTTCCCACGGCCGGCATCTGGCGTGGGTAGCTGGCCTGCTCGCCTTGGGTGCCTGCAGCCCCAAAGCGGCTTCCGTCGCGACGACCAGCACCACGCCGCCACCTACCGCTGAGGTGGCTCCGCAGCCTGCCGCTTCCAGTTTTCAGATTCCAGTGGAGTACTACACGCTGCCCAACGGCCTGAAAGTGGTGCTCTCGCCCGACCACACGGCGCCTACGGCCACGGTTGCAGCCTACTACAACGTCGGCTTCCGCAACGAGCCCCGCGACCGGACCGGCTACGCCCATCTGTTTGAACACCTGATGTTTCAGGGCTCGCAGAACCTGGGTAAGATGGAGTTTATCCAGCTGATTCAGAAGAACGGCGGCGTACTCAACGGCTCCACGCGCTTCGATTTTACCAACTACTTCGAAGTGGTGCCCTCGCACAAGCTCGAAACCATGCTCTGGGCCGAAGCTGACCGGATGCGCGGCCTCGCCATCACGCAGGCCAACCTGACCAACCAGCAGGGTGTGGTGAAAAATGAGGTGCGCGTAAACGTGCTCAACCAGCCTTACGGCGGCTTTCCGTGGCTGGACATGCCGCAGTTCGCCAACAAAAACTGGAACAACGCCCACAACTTCTACGGCGACCTGAAGGACCTCGACGCCGCCACGCTCGCCGATGCGCAGCAGTTCTTCAAGACCTTCTATGCACCCAACAACGCGGCCCTGGCCGTAGTCGGCGACTTTGAGCCGGCGGAAGCCAAGGCCTGGATTGAGAAATATTTTGCGAACATCCCGGCTGCCACGCAGCCGCCCAAGCCCGATGTGAAGGAGCCGCGCCAGGAGCAGGAGCAGCGCTTCACCAAGGACGACAAGCTGGCCACCAAGCCCGCGCTGGCCTTCGCCTACCACATGCCCGACCGCAACACGCCGGAGTACTACGCTCTTATCCTGCTCGACCAGATTCTGCTGCAGGGCAAAGACAGCCGCCTGTATCAGGCTATGGTGCAGAAGCGCGGCCTCACCGACAACGTGAATGGCGGCATCAACTACCTCGGCAACGCCTTCAACTACGCCGGCCCTATGCTCTGGATGGGCGACCTGATCTATGACCAGTCTGTGAAGTCTGATTCCGTGGTGAGCGTGCTTGATCAGGAAATCAGCCGCCTCGCCAAAGGCGGCATCGACCAGAGCACGCTGGATCTGGCAGTAGTAAAGCTGCGCTCCAGTCTCTACGACCAGCTCTCCGGCTCCGACAATTTCGGGCGGGCCGATATGCTGGCCTCGTTTGCGCTGTTCGACAACAATCCGGCCCGCATCAACGAGCTGGAAAACGAATTCCGGAAGGTGACGCCTGCCATTATGCAGCGCACCATTCAGGAGTATCTGCGGCCCACCAACCGGACCATTCTCATTGTCAATCCGCTGGCTAAAAGCTAACTTATCATATGAAAACGCTTTATTATGGGCTGCTCAGCGCAGCTCTGTTGACTGCCGGACCGGTAGCCGAGGCCCAAAAAGCACCGGCTAAAACACCCGCCAAGAA
This genomic window contains:
- a CDS encoding GMC family oxidoreductase — its product is MPDEELLEEGVLNPVQPEIQDPLLKSLLAESEATAAPTEQEQTAPLPGPTDEVDCVVIGTGAGGAPLLARLAMAGLKVVALEAGPRRDPKTEYATDEKAQNFLFWNDERLSAGQNPVAFGKNNSGTGVGGSTLHYTAYTPRAHRGDLQLFTDFGKGVDWPFGMEELEPYYEELEHFLGISGPTPYPWDPTRRKGYPLAPLPLNGAAQLMQRACQQLGIQTSPAANAALSARYYQEGIGWREACTNRGFCQAGCNRGAKASMDVTFLPLAESYGAEIRADAFVTEIERDAQGRVTGVVYEQHGQTVRQRCRHLFLCAGAVETPRLLLLNELALTSGQVGKHFMAHPGMQVWGTFEEDIRPYKGIPGGLISEDTHRPKDADFAGGYLLQSIGVMPVTFATQMVRQRKLWGQPLRDYMRQYNHVAGINILGDCLPHADNFLELSDEKDARGLPKPRLHFTAQENEQRMNRHAEALMRQIWEAAGAKDIWAFERYAHVIGTARMGLSGDDAVVNADGRAFDVPNLYICDNSLFPSALSVNPALTIMALSLRTADKFLASLR
- a CDS encoding family 1 glycosylhydrolase, giving the protein MKSFLSHIKENFGDGHYEGDQFGGAGGHDGTGLPTGTAGNFMFATGIECSYPTIANGTIRRDLLAETDHYNRYKEDLGLVKELGLKVLRYNLPYYLIHKGPGQFDWEFADLAMAEIRRLGITPIIDLMHFGVPDWVGNFQNPELPVHFAEYCGAVAQRYPWVRFYTPVNEIYVTARASAKDGIWNEQLKDDRAFITAMKHITAASIMGNQQIAKYRPDCIIVQSESAEYIHEMRAVESDAVRLTNKLRFLSLDLLYAHTIDAEVLLYCLDNGMTREELKWFMAGEPPGYQIMGNDYYGRNERIIKPDGSWCAAEDVLGWYTMTRQYYERYRKPVMHTETNTFNAKDAECWLWKQWVNVQRIRQDGVPVVGFTWYSLLDQLDWDISLAEKRLSVNACGLYDLDRKIRPVGESYKMMIREFGQITVMPHGEIFEFTTRPAMLKVEK
- a CDS encoding M16 family metallopeptidase, which codes for MKKRVSHGRHLAWVAGLLALGACSPKAASVATTSTTPPPTAEVAPQPAASSFQIPVEYYTLPNGLKVVLSPDHTAPTATVAAYYNVGFRNEPRDRTGYAHLFEHLMFQGSQNLGKMEFIQLIQKNGGVLNGSTRFDFTNYFEVVPSHKLETMLWAEADRMRGLAITQANLTNQQGVVKNEVRVNVLNQPYGGFPWLDMPQFANKNWNNAHNFYGDLKDLDAATLADAQQFFKTFYAPNNAALAVVGDFEPAEAKAWIEKYFANIPAATQPPKPDVKEPRQEQEQRFTKDDKLATKPALAFAYHMPDRNTPEYYALILLDQILLQGKDSRLYQAMVQKRGLTDNVNGGINYLGNAFNYAGPMLWMGDLIYDQSVKSDSVVSVLDQEISRLAKGGIDQSTLDLAVVKLRSSLYDQLSGSDNFGRADMLASFALFDNNPARINELENEFRKVTPAIMQRTIQEYLRPTNRTILIVNPLAKS